A genome region from Alkalimarinus coralli includes the following:
- a CDS encoding MBL fold metallo-hydrolase, with the protein MNKLPLFLQIPSRQILARFKAMAFLVITALSLMMFCLTAGSAVAEDHHADKKIFSVTDIKPGFHFLQGKGGNILLSNGKEGLLIVDSDYSEMTPALEEALAKFEGGLKYVLNTHWHGDHTQGNQVLGHKAEIIAHDNVYTRLNSRQEVKLFNMVSEPYEEHALPNITFDHSLTLRFNGETIKALHLPNGHTDGDSIIFFENANIVHMGDHYFNGMFPFVDVGSNGSVRGVAKNIAGMLDKIDDNTVVVPGHGPISNKKELIAFREMLIGTANEVERMMEESMPLEGIQEKGLSDQWKKWGNGFLNEKLWISIVHSSLEQDAKK; encoded by the coding sequence ATGAACAAATTACCACTCTTTCTCCAAATACCCTCTCGCCAAATACTGGCTCGCTTCAAAGCAATGGCTTTTCTGGTTATTACCGCACTAAGCCTGATGATGTTTTGCCTAACAGCAGGCTCTGCTGTGGCAGAAGACCATCACGCAGATAAAAAGATATTTAGTGTCACTGATATCAAACCCGGTTTCCACTTTTTGCAAGGAAAAGGAGGGAACATCCTGTTATCTAACGGCAAAGAGGGGCTGCTTATTGTTGATAGTGATTACAGTGAAATGACACCTGCGCTGGAAGAGGCACTGGCCAAGTTTGAAGGCGGTTTAAAGTATGTACTCAACACCCACTGGCATGGGGATCATACACAAGGCAATCAGGTGCTGGGTCACAAGGCCGAAATTATTGCCCATGATAATGTTTATACGCGCTTGAATAGCCGTCAGGAGGTCAAACTGTTCAATATGGTGTCAGAGCCTTATGAAGAACATGCCTTGCCGAATATCACCTTTGATCACTCGCTTACCTTGCGCTTTAACGGTGAGACGATCAAAGCACTTCATCTACCAAATGGCCATACAGATGGAGATAGCATCATCTTTTTTGAAAATGCCAATATTGTGCACATGGGTGATCATTATTTTAATGGCATGTTTCCGTTTGTCGACGTGGGGTCTAACGGCAGTGTGCGTGGTGTAGCCAAAAATATTGCAGGCATGCTCGATAAGATCGATGACAATACTGTTGTTGTGCCGGGCCATGGACCGATTTCTAACAAGAAAGAGCTTATCGCTTTCAGGGAGATGCTCATTGGTACCGCCAACGAGGTTGAACGCATGATGGAGGAATCAATGCCGTTGGAAGGGATTCAAGAGAAAGGCTTGAGTGATCAGTGGAAAAAGTGGGGTAACGGTTTTCTGAATGAGAAGCTTTGGATAAGCATTGTGCACAGTAGTTTAGAGCAAGATGCAAAAAAGTGA
- a CDS encoding substrate-binding periplasmic protein has translation MKSKTVKTIIVLFLVVFSKIATSAEYAVVGDHYPPYQYKEHKKIKGFSYDVLRAVLSMNGDTISTTGIYPWKRALHMLETNQANILISANYGEDRLKFAYYPTEPLVVTPWYLWKRKSEQFKFASLEDLLGKKVGVVQGYAYTDAFWHFVRKHDLYTDTGNYTDDINLSNLNQGFYDVAIAELGNGIYVRDHLGLTNIEPILATPVKQDGLYIIFSKAAFSAEKVDKFSENLVKFKKSPEYLKIYQQYFPL, from the coding sequence ATGAAAAGCAAAACAGTAAAGACGATTATAGTTCTTTTTTTAGTGGTTTTTTCCAAGATCGCCACCTCAGCTGAATATGCTGTAGTGGGGGATCATTACCCTCCCTATCAATATAAAGAGCACAAGAAAATAAAAGGGTTTAGCTACGACGTTTTACGCGCAGTGCTCTCTATGAATGGCGATACCATTTCCACCACCGGGATTTACCCCTGGAAACGGGCACTGCATATGCTGGAGACCAACCAGGCCAATATCCTGATTAGTGCAAACTACGGCGAAGACCGCCTTAAATTTGCGTACTACCCAACCGAACCACTGGTTGTAACCCCTTGGTATTTATGGAAACGTAAGTCGGAGCAGTTCAAGTTTGCCTCGCTGGAGGATTTATTAGGCAAGAAGGTAGGCGTAGTACAAGGTTATGCCTATACCGATGCATTTTGGCATTTTGTCAGGAAGCACGACCTTTATACGGATACCGGAAACTATACTGATGACATAAATCTCAGTAATTTGAATCAGGGGTTTTATGACGTCGCAATCGCGGAGCTGGGTAATGGCATTTACGTTCGAGACCACTTGGGGCTAACGAACATTGAGCCGATACTAGCAACTCCGGTGAAACAAGACGGGCTTTACATTATCTTTAGTAAAGCAGCGTTCTCCGCCGAAAAAGTAGATAAATTCTCAGAAAATCTCGTAAAATTCAAAAAATCACCAGAATACCTAAAAATCTATCAGCAATACTTCCCGCTTTAA
- a CDS encoding oxidoreductase: protein MKWTTNDIPNLNGKVAIVTGANGGLGLVAAKALASKGCHVVMACRSIEKANAAADEIRQQHPTASVEIITLDLSSLESIKQFSDQIHKRFQAIDILCNNAGVMDIPYRKTTDGFEMQFGTNHLGHFALTGHLLDLIAHTEGARIVTTSSLMHIPGKINFNDLHSEEGYSGWKAYFQSKLANLLFTFELQRKLKNAGAKAISVASHPGYASTNLQLVGAQMGGASMQEKVWKTMNNCVAQSAEMGTLPTLYAATHPNIQGGDYIGPNVMGWRGYPKKVGASKRAKDADLAAKLWSVSENLTGVAFAI from the coding sequence ATGAAGTGGACCACCAACGACATCCCCAACCTTAATGGTAAAGTTGCGATTGTTACCGGAGCCAACGGTGGCTTGGGGCTCGTTGCAGCGAAAGCATTAGCGAGCAAAGGCTGTCATGTTGTCATGGCCTGTCGCAGCATCGAAAAGGCAAACGCGGCAGCAGATGAAATCAGGCAACAACACCCCACTGCATCTGTTGAGATTATCACGCTGGATCTATCTAGCCTTGAATCAATCAAACAGTTTTCAGACCAGATCCATAAACGTTTTCAGGCCATTGATATTCTTTGCAACAATGCAGGCGTGATGGATATCCCCTATCGAAAAACAACCGACGGATTTGAAATGCAGTTCGGCACTAACCATTTGGGTCACTTCGCACTCACCGGCCATTTACTTGACCTTATCGCCCATACAGAAGGCGCTCGCATTGTTACAACCAGCAGTCTGATGCATATTCCAGGCAAAATTAACTTTAATGACTTGCACTCAGAAGAGGGTTATTCAGGCTGGAAGGCATACTTTCAAAGCAAACTCGCTAACCTACTGTTCACTTTCGAGCTACAACGCAAACTTAAAAATGCCGGTGCAAAAGCTATTAGCGTAGCAAGCCACCCAGGCTATGCCTCGACCAATTTACAACTGGTCGGCGCTCAGATGGGCGGAGCCTCAATGCAGGAAAAAGTCTGGAAAACCATGAATAACTGCGTCGCCCAAAGTGCGGAAATGGGCACACTACCCACGCTTTATGCGGCGACTCACCCCAACATACAAGGGGGCGATTATATTGGGCCCAACGTTATGGGCTGGCGCGGATATCCGAAAAAAGTAGGCGCAAGCAAACGCGCGAAGGATGCAGATTTAGCCGCGAAGCTCTGGTCCGTATCTGAAAACCTGACCGGTGTCGCGTTCGCAATATAG